gtgctgctgggtgcctagAGTTCAGGGTGTGCAGAGATACTCATCAGACGAGCCGAGGCAGTGCTGAATGCCGTCCCGGCACAGCCTCCTGGGGACGCAGGAGCAGTACTCATAGaacactgagctgcagctccaccaCTGCAACCTGCACGGCGGGCAGGCGGCCACTGGATGGAAAACAGGCAACAGAAATGCTTCTGACTCACCCTTTCTTACCTGGGCAGCTACCCTTccacccccagcagcctctgcaaagTCACTGGTGTCTGTGAAGCCACCAAAGAGGACACTCGCTTGGTGCTACTTGTGGGAGACAGCCACAGAGCATGAGATTGGGATGACCTTCATGACAAGTCATCCTGGGAGGAACAACTAGCTGTCATTTATTGGTTTTAAGAAGCTACTCTAGAGAAAGGTGCTGATGGGCAGGTCTTGCCTGAGGTTCAAAACCAGGGGAATGACTTAGGAGCAAACTTTAGGCTCATTTTagcaggagaaggacctggatgtctctgaagctgctgagtCTTGCTTAGTCCCCTCAGCTCAGAGACAGACTCACCTCCTGGCCAGCAGCCAAAGCCAGTTTGAAAGATTACTGCTGCCTACAGCTAGGCAGCACAATGAAACTGGCCCACACCCAGCAAGCCACAAAGAGGAAGCAACTTCTGAGGCTGGGAGCAAAGCATGGAGCATTTCCCATCTTGGTCACCACTAGAGGCCTTGGCAGCTGATGGGATGGAGCCCACACAGTTCAAAAGCCCTATCCCAGCTACTCTGTGGTTCAGTGGAGGATCCCAGCCTCCAGgtgtttccagcagcagcagtgagcaccATGCCTGTACAAACTGCTTCAGACCATGAGCAGAAAATGCCTTTTGCCcaacagcagccagaggagACACTTACAGCTGCCCCTCTCATCAGAGCAGTCCCCGCAGTCGTTCATCCCATCACACCTCTGATCAGCATAGACCCAGGACCTGGGGTCACTGCAGTGGAAGACCAGGAATTctgggaggctgtggggcaggTCCCCTGCAAGGACAGACACACAGGACATGCTCAGCAACACCAAGCAGGTGCACCAGCTAAAATGGGGGTGGCAGCCAAAGGCTGCTGTCATAGGGAGTCATAgtatcacagcacattagagTTTGAATCATTggctccatcccccctgccaaagcagcatcactcagggtagtctgcacaggaatgcatccagggtttggaaagtctccagaggagactccacaacctctctgggcagcctgttccagtgctctgtcaccctcactgtaaagaagtttctcctcatgttgaggtgaaaccttccatgttgaagcttgaacctgttgtttcttgtcttattactatGCAGCACCCAAAAGATCTTGGCgccctccacctgacacccacccctcagagtCCTTTGGTCCTACCCTGTGTGGTGTCGGGGTATGAATGACACCACAGATGGGGAAGGGATGCTCATGGCTGAGCTGAATGCCCTGGGCTTCTGCTTTaatgactttttatttttccagggTAACTGGACAATAATTTACCCATGTAACCATCCAGCTTAACTAGCAGAGGAACACTGCATCATGGTTTAAAGAAACCATGGGAAGATCAGAGGAGCTTGGAGTCTTGGATTCCTGccactcctgctgctttttgggCAGTGCCATCTCTCAGCATCTGCCCTACAAAGGCTCTGCCAGGTTGATCTGCTCACATAGATGGCCAGAAGCATGGAGGAAGATCAGAGGGacaccagctgctctgcctcacaacaggggagggggagagtcACAACCAAACCACTCACCACAGAGTTTCTCCTGCTCATCCTCCCCATGCCTGCAGTTGCTGATGCTGTCACAGACCTGGCTGGCTGCGATGCAGGTCTCTCTGTCATTGCACAAGAAGCCTGTCTGGTTGCTGGAGGCTGTACAGAAGCGGTTCACTGAAGGGAAAGCAACAAACACTTCATTGCTCAGCATTCTCACAGCATGAGGGACAGatcaaggggaagaaagggagatTTCTTAAATTCC
This genomic interval from Indicator indicator isolate 239-I01 chromosome 10, UM_Iind_1.1, whole genome shotgun sequence contains the following:
- the LDLRAD1 gene encoding low-density lipoprotein receptor class A domain-containing protein 1 — encoded protein: MNKTHPQRNGTVATFDATKSSSEERDHWQPCSAQVCCTWKCVCISATILLVLTAAVALAVALGLLLQVPVNRFCTASSNQTGFLCNDRETCIAASQVCDSISNCRHGEDEQEKLCGDLPHSLPEFLVFHCSDPRSWVYADQRCDGMNDCGDCSDERGSLAACPPCRLQWWSCSSVFYEYCSCVPRRLCRDGIQHCLGSSDEYLCTP